In Verrucomicrobiota bacterium, the sequence ATCAAAGACGATTGTTTTCTTGCGAGCACCTTCTCTCCCGCACGTGCGGCTTCCGTGGGTATTCACGACTCTTCGCTGCCATCCTGGCAATTTGCTTTTCCCTCTGCCTGACCACCGTCACTGGACAAGCACAACCGCTGACCCGCGCCCAAGCCGCAGCGGCGTTGCTCGCACCCGGCAGCGGCGTCAGCATTGATGTCACCAACGCCAGTGTCTGGTCGCCCTTCGTCGATTATGGATTTGGCTCTGGCAGCGAGGGCCTGCTGCCGGTGGGTTCGGTGGTCAATCCACACGAACTGGGCTGGTTGCCTTATCCGGGGCCGGGGATGAGTGTGTCGTCACCGAGCTACTTCTTCTGGATCGATGATTTCCCCGGCGCGCAATTCCAGCATCCGGTCCGCTTTGCATTGGTGGATGCGTCGAACCTCGCTCCAACCGTCGCCAATGGCGGCATCGTCGTCACCGATCAAGGTTGGTGGCCGGTGGTCACGGCGGCGGGCGGTTCTCCAGTTGAGTTCTTTCACAACTTCGACGACATCGCGACTGCGGATCCGCCGGGTCCAGGTAATCCAAAAGGATTGATCGCCGGCTCGACTCTGTCGCCAGGTGGCGGGCTGCGGCCTGCCGGAAGCAACGGTCCGGACGGTCCCAATGCGCCGACGGCGTCGAATCCTTGCGGTCTGCTTCTGCGGGGCGACACGCGTTTTGATTTTGCCGCGGATATTCCGCAATTCATGCAGGACCTGATGAATCACTATGGCGTTTCCAGCAATCGCATCGTGAAAGCCAACGGCGGCAATCCGGCGAGCAGCGGCGATCTGGCCGCCGGGATCACGGCGATTTGCAACATGACGCCTCCCTGCGACAAGATTTACGTGCGCATCACTTCGCATGGTTCCAAAGGCGGGTTCAGCCTGACGGATGGGACGATTTCCTCCAGCAATCTTTGCAATCAATTCAAGAAACTCGCCGATAAAGGCGTGCCCATCTGTCTGATCATCAATTCGTGCTACAGTGGCAGCCTGCTGGATCCGCACAACTGGAATTTCCCCGCCGGCAGCGTCATCATGACTTCCACCGACAGCAACCACATCGGCTACGGCTGGAATTGGATTGAGGGTACGAACAAGTTCACTGGCTCGGCTTATCCTTCCGCTTACTCGCACTGTCTGAATGCCAATCCGACGAACAATCCGGGTCTGGACAAGAACGGCGATGGTTTCGTGGACGACGTCGAAGCGCACCGCTGGGTCACCAACGTGCAGCCCTGTTATGCGCGCCAGGACATCACCAACGAAATGTATTACCCCGCCGGAAGCGGGACGAACGCCAACCCCGGCCCGCAAGTCGTGACCGTCGGCACGGACCCGACCAAGATCAATCTCAACGTCTGCAACGGCAGCGGACAACCGAAGACGGATTTCCACATCATTTTTAAGGGCAATGTAAGCGGCGGCACCGCGCTCGCCTGGCAATCCGACGCGCAGGACCACATCGGTCCGCAATGGGCGGGAGGCGCGACGAACCGCACCGTGACCTACGATCCTACACGCAATGAAACCATGGTTTGCTGGATGGACGGCAGCGCCCCCGTCGCGTCCGGACAATACATTCATTTCGGCTATTTCCCGCCGAATGGCGGCTTGCGCCCGTTGCGGCAATACTGGACACCGACAACCAATCCACCGGCAATCAATGATCGGGTGCCGACGCGCGAATCATCCGTGGTGCCGGGAACAAACGCCAGCACCCCGACCATCCGCATTATCAGCCGCAGTGAAGCGTTCGATGGCTGGGGCCAGACGCAACTAGCGTTTGTCTTGGTCCGCTATACCCCGACGAATATTCCTTTGGATCGCTTGAACCTCGGTGACCCGGCCGTGAGTGGTTTGACCCCGTTGTTTGTGACGAACTTCTTCCTGGATCCTGATGTGCCCATCGAGTTCCCCGTCACTCTGCCCATGCAGCCCAACGATCCTGAGCCGTCGGTCGTGCTGGAATCCCGTTCGGCTTGGGAAGTCAATCAAACGCAAACCATCCAAGTCGAATTGATTCCTATGTCATTGGTCTCCGCAGCCCCGCTGATGCTCCACATCGAGAACTTGGGCGGCGCAATCAGAGTCACTTGGGACGCGACCGATGCAACGCTGGAAGTCGCCACCGATTTGACCGGTTCGTGGACGGCACTCATCACCGCCACCAGCCCGTACTTTGAAACGATTTCTCCCGGCACCCCGATGAAGTTCTTCCGCCTCCATCGCATGTAACGTCTCACAATCTTTTGAATCACTCGGTACGCCTGTGGCTTGTGACTCCAGTTCACTCCCACTCAATCGTCCCCGGCGGTTTGCTCGTGAGATCCAGCACCACGCGGTTCAGGCCGCGCACTTCGTTGGTGATGCGTAGTGAAATCTTCTCCAGCAAATCGTAAGGTAGCTTTACCCAGTCGGCGGTCATGCCGTCCTGCGATTCGACGGCCCGGATGGCAAGCGTCCAGTCGTAAGTCCGCTCGTCGCCTTGAACACCCACACTGCGCACCGGCAGCAGCACCGCAAAAGTCTGCCAGGTCTTGTAATAAAGTCCCGCTCGCTTCATCTCCTCGACCACAATCGCATCGGCGCGGCGGAGGACCTTTAGTTTCTCCGGAGTCACTTCGCCGAGGCAACGCACGGCGAGTCCCGGTCCGGGGAACGGCTGGCGGAAAACAATTTCCTTGGGCAAACCGAGTTCGAGTCCGAGTTGGCGGACTTCGTCCTTGAACAGACACTTCAGTGGTTCGACCAGCGCGAACTTCATCTTCTTCGGCAGACCGCCGACGTTGTGATGACTCTTGATCATCGCCGCTGGATTGCCCGCGATGGGCACAGACTCAATCACGTCCGGGTAAAGCGTGCCTTGGGCGAGGAACTTCGATTTTCCGGCGCGCTTGGTCGCGGCTTGAAAGACCTCAATGAACGTCCGGCCGATGATCTTGCGTTTGCGCTCCGGATCGGTGACACCTTTGAGCCGCGCGAGGAATAGCTTCGCCGCGTTCTCGTATTGCAGTTTGATATGAAAATGTTTTTCGAAAACTTCCTGCACCACCTCGGCCTCGCGCGCGCGGAGCACACCGTTGTTGACGAAGATGCAGGTG encodes:
- the guaA gene encoding glutamine-hydrolyzing GMP synthase, encoding MNEQIVILDFGSQYTQVIARRIRECNVYSVILRYDTPAKKIAALHPRGLILSGGPSSVYDPKAPLPDGNIFKLGVPVLGICYGVQLFAQFLGGRVEKGQKREYGKATLSIRTKSCALFRGLPAHLQVWNSHGDKLTRLPHGFKPVAVTENSPYAAIENRAQKLFGLQFHPEVVHTPRGREIISNFVHGVCGCGRDWTMRHYVDQAVDDIRAQVGRERVILGLSGGVDSSVAAALLHKAIGDQLTCIFVNNGVLRAREAEVVQEVFEKHFHIKLQYENAAKLFLARLKGVTDPERKRKIIGRTFIEVFQAATKRAGKSKFLAQGTLYPDVIESVPIAGNPAAMIKSHHNVGGLPKKMKFALVEPLKCLFKDEVRQLGLELGLPKEIVFRQPFPGPGLAVRCLGEVTPEKLKVLRRADAIVVEEMKRAGLYYKTWQTFAVLLPVRSVGVQGDERTYDWTLAIRAVESQDGMTADWVKLPYDLLEKISLRITNEVRGLNRVVLDLTSKPPGTIEWE